The Meles meles chromosome 6, mMelMel3.1 paternal haplotype, whole genome shotgun sequence genome has a window encoding:
- the LIN52 gene encoding protein lin-52 homolog isoform X5, producing MRVQRKMGIEHFSVVVYLSHTLLLLLYMLFPKGTDLEASLLSFEKLDRASPDLWPEQLPGVAEFAASFKSPITSSPPKWMAEIERDDIDMLKELGSLTTANLMEKVRGLQNLAYQLGLDEWLLD from the exons ATGAGAGTCCAGAGGAAGATGGGAATTGAACACTTCAGTGTGGTCGTATACTTATCTCATACACTCTTGCTTCTACTATATATGTTGTTTCCCAagg GGACAGATCTGGAAGCATCTTTGCTAAGTTTTGAAAAACTTGACCGTGCCTCACCAGACCTTTGGCCAGAACAGT taccAGGTGTCGCTGAATTTGCAGCTTCCTTTAAAAGT CCCATTACTAGTTCTCCACCCAAATGGATGGCTGAAATAGAACGTGATGACATTGACATGTTGAAAG AACTGGGGAGCCTCACCACAGCTAATTTGATGGAGAAGGTACGAGGCCTACAGAACTTGGCCTATCAGCTGGGGCTGGATGAGT GGCTCTTGGATTAG
- the LIN52 gene encoding protein lin-52 homolog isoform X4, translating into MRVQRKMGIEHFSVVVYLSHTLLLLLYMLFPKGTDLEASLLSFEKLDRASPDLWPEQLPGVAEFAASFKSPITSSPPKWMAEIERDDIDMLKELGSLTTANLMEKVRGLQNLAYQLGLDEWALLGVAV; encoded by the exons ATGAGAGTCCAGAGGAAGATGGGAATTGAACACTTCAGTGTGGTCGTATACTTATCTCATACACTCTTGCTTCTACTATATATGTTGTTTCCCAagg GGACAGATCTGGAAGCATCTTTGCTAAGTTTTGAAAAACTTGACCGTGCCTCACCAGACCTTTGGCCAGAACAGT taccAGGTGTCGCTGAATTTGCAGCTTCCTTTAAAAGT CCCATTACTAGTTCTCCACCCAAATGGATGGCTGAAATAGAACGTGATGACATTGACATGTTGAAAG AACTGGGGAGCCTCACCACAGCTAATTTGATGGAGAAGGTACGAGGCCTACAGAACTTGGCCTATCAGCTGGGGCTGGATGAGT